The Metabacillus litoralis genome contains a region encoding:
- the accD gene encoding acetyl-CoA carboxylase, carboxyltransferase subunit beta: MLKDLFTKPKPKKKKYASIPSEQAKQDVPEGIVIKCPNCKKIMYTKELNKNLKVCMNCGYHHQMNARERIESLFDENSFLEYDQNMISENPLNFPDYEEKLEKDRLKTKQNEAVVTGEGLINGFRTAVAIMDASFRMGSMGSVVGEKITRAIENANEKGLPIIIFTASGGARMQEGVLSLMQMAKTSSALKLFSDNGGLIISVMTHPTTGGVSASFASLGDYNFAEPGALIGFAGRRIIEQTIREELPEDFQTAEFLLKHGQLDNVINRQELKETLGNILDIHQTGGEITW; the protein is encoded by the coding sequence TTGTTAAAAGATTTATTTACTAAGCCAAAACCAAAGAAAAAGAAATATGCCTCAATTCCTTCTGAGCAAGCTAAGCAAGATGTTCCGGAAGGGATTGTCATAAAATGCCCGAATTGTAAAAAAATCATGTATACGAAAGAACTTAATAAAAATTTAAAAGTTTGTATGAATTGTGGATATCATCATCAAATGAATGCTAGAGAGCGAATCGAGAGCTTATTTGATGAAAATAGCTTCCTTGAATATGATCAAAATATGATATCTGAAAATCCTCTAAACTTCCCTGATTATGAGGAAAAACTAGAAAAAGATCGTCTTAAAACAAAGCAAAATGAAGCTGTAGTAACAGGAGAAGGTCTGATAAACGGCTTTAGGACAGCTGTGGCTATCATGGATGCTAGTTTTAGAATGGGAAGTATGGGTTCTGTTGTAGGAGAAAAAATTACCCGAGCAATAGAAAATGCGAATGAAAAAGGATTACCGATTATTATTTTTACTGCTTCTGGTGGAGCTAGGATGCAAGAGGGCGTTTTAAGTCTCATGCAAATGGCTAAAACAAGTTCTGCCCTTAAGCTTTTTAGTGATAATGGTGGGTTGATCATTTCTGTTATGACACATCCAACAACTGGAGGAGTTTCGGCAAGCTTTGCATCACTAGGTGACTATAATTTTGCTGAGCCAGGTGCTTTAATTGGGTTTGCTGGTAGAAGAATTATTGAGCAAACGATTAGAGAAGAGCTTCCTGAAGACTTCCAAACAGCTGAATTTTTACTGAAGCACGGGCAATTAGACAATGTTATTAATCGCCAAGAATTAAAGGAAACTCTTGGGAACATACTTGATATCCATCAAACAGGAGGTGAAATAACATGGTAG
- the icd gene encoding NADP-dependent isocitrate dehydrogenase: protein MTQGEKITTTNGVLNVPNNPVIPFIEGDGIGPDIWASASRVLEAAVEKAYNGEKQIVWKEVLAGEKAFNQTGEWLPAETLDVIREYLIAIKGPLTTPIGGGIRSLNVALRQELDLFTCLRPVRYFQGVPSPVKRPEDTDMVIFRENTEDIYAGIEYANGSEEVKKLISFLQNEMGVNKIRFPETSGIGIKPVSQEGTSRLVRAAINYAIEHGRKSVTLVHKGNIMKFTEGAFKNWGYELAEKEFGDKVFTWAEYDRIVENEGKDAANKAQADAEAAGKIIVKDSIADIFLQQILTRPREFDVVATMNLNGDYISDALAAQVGGIGIAPGANINYETGHAIFEATHGTAPKYAGLDKVNPSSVLLSGVLMLEHLGWTEAAELVMKSVEKTIASKVVTYDFARLMEGATEVKCSEFGDELIKNMG, encoded by the coding sequence TTGACACAAGGTGAAAAAATTACAACAACTAATGGAGTATTAAACGTACCAAATAACCCAGTAATCCCATTCATTGAAGGAGATGGAATTGGTCCTGATATCTGGGCGTCTGCATCACGTGTTCTAGAAGCAGCTGTAGAAAAAGCATACAACGGAGAAAAACAAATCGTATGGAAAGAAGTATTAGCTGGTGAAAAGGCTTTTAACCAAACAGGTGAATGGTTACCAGCAGAAACACTTGATGTGATTCGTGAATATCTAATTGCAATCAAAGGACCTCTAACAACACCAATCGGTGGAGGAATTCGTTCTCTAAACGTTGCGCTACGTCAAGAATTAGATTTATTCACTTGCTTACGTCCAGTGCGTTATTTCCAAGGTGTACCTTCTCCTGTTAAACGTCCAGAAGATACAGATATGGTTATCTTCCGTGAAAATACAGAAGATATTTATGCTGGTATTGAATATGCCAATGGATCAGAAGAAGTTAAAAAGCTTATCAGCTTTTTACAAAATGAAATGGGCGTTAATAAAATCCGCTTCCCAGAAACATCTGGTATCGGAATTAAGCCTGTATCACAAGAAGGTACTAGCCGCCTAGTGAGAGCTGCTATTAACTATGCAATTGAACACGGCCGTAAATCAGTAACACTTGTTCACAAAGGTAACATTATGAAATTTACTGAAGGTGCTTTCAAAAACTGGGGTTATGAACTAGCTGAGAAAGAATTCGGTGATAAAGTATTTACATGGGCTGAATACGACCGCATCGTTGAAAACGAAGGTAAAGATGCTGCAAACAAAGCCCAAGCTGATGCTGAAGCAGCAGGAAAAATCATTGTAAAAGATTCTATTGCAGATATCTTCTTACAACAAATTCTAACTCGTCCACGTGAGTTCGATGTTGTTGCGACAATGAACTTAAATGGTGACTATATCTCTGATGCACTTGCTGCACAAGTTGGTGGTATTGGTATTGCTCCAGGAGCAAACATTAACTATGAAACAGGACATGCAATTTTCGAAGCAACTCACGGTACTGCTCCTAAATATGCAGGTCTTGATAAGGTTAATCCATCTTCTGTTCTTCTTTCTGGTGTTCTTATGCTTGAGCACTTAGGATGGACTGAAGCTGCTGAATTAGTAATGAAATCAGTAGAGAAAACAATTGCTTCTAAAGTTGTAACTTATGACTTTGCTCGTTTAATGGAAGGTGCAACTGAAGTTAAATGCTCTGAGTTCGGTGATGAGTTAATCAAAAACATGGGTTAA
- a CDS encoding DUF441 domain-containing protein, which translates to MFSQPVLFLLILLGVGFLAKNQSLLIAVGCLLVIKLVGLESKLLPTIGAKGINWGVTVITIAVLVPIATGEIGFKQLIDALKSSYAWIALGAGIAVALIAKNGLTLLAEDPHITTALVFGTILAVSLFNGVAVGPLIGAGIAYLAMQIVKLFSS; encoded by the coding sequence GTGTTTAGTCAACCAGTACTCTTTTTATTAATCTTATTAGGAGTTGGATTTTTAGCGAAAAATCAATCATTGTTAATAGCTGTTGGATGCTTGCTAGTCATTAAATTGGTTGGATTAGAATCAAAGTTATTGCCAACTATTGGGGCAAAGGGAATTAACTGGGGAGTTACGGTTATTACAATTGCTGTCTTAGTGCCAATAGCAACAGGAGAAATTGGATTTAAGCAACTAATTGACGCTTTAAAATCTTCTTATGCTTGGATTGCTTTAGGAGCGGGGATAGCTGTCGCTTTAATTGCCAAAAACGGGCTAACGTTGCTAGCTGAAGATCCTCATATTACAACAGCTCTGGTATTTGGCACAATTCTAGCAGTTTCGTTATTCAATGGTGTGGCTGTAGGTCCTTTAATAGGGGCAGGAATAGCTTATCTAGCCATGCAAATTGTAAAACTATTTAGTTCTTAA
- a CDS encoding FadR/GntR family transcriptional regulator, which yields MSDSSLTTPHSKVYIEILRHIRTIIADKQLSYGDKIPSERELAENLKVGRSSVREALRALELLGMIETRRGEGTFLKDFREHNLIELLGTFILDDTKAIKDVIKMNELLEKNALQLILQSDINEQLVELSSIVQETEITRFELMTELVKLANNFLLYRIWNVLNEYVNFVYKGDQSHSFPKKHLEMLLDALIKKDHLEVFIQYEAVSLKENVE from the coding sequence GTGAGTGATTCTTCTTTGACAACTCCGCATTCAAAAGTTTATATTGAAATCCTTCGCCATATTCGCACAATCATTGCAGACAAACAGCTTTCTTATGGAGATAAAATTCCTTCAGAAAGAGAGCTGGCTGAGAATTTAAAAGTTGGAAGATCTTCTGTTCGTGAAGCATTAAGAGCTCTTGAATTATTAGGAATGATTGAAACAAGAAGAGGCGAAGGAACTTTTTTAAAGGATTTTAGAGAGCATAATTTAATTGAACTGTTGGGAACCTTTATTCTTGATGATACAAAAGCAATAAAGGATGTCATTAAAATGAACGAGCTATTAGAAAAGAATGCCCTGCAGTTAATCTTACAAAGTGACATAAATGAACAATTAGTAGAATTATCTAGTATAGTTCAGGAAACAGAGATAACAAGATTTGAATTAATGACTGAACTTGTTAAATTAGCAAATAATTTTCTCTTATATCGAATTTGGAATGTTTTAAATGAATATGTCAACTTTGTATATAAGGGTGATCAATCGCATAGTTTTCCAAAAAAACATTTAGAAATGTTGCTTGATGCTTTAATAAAAAAGGATCATTTAGAAGTGTTTATTCAATATGAAGCGGTATCCCTTAAAGAAAATGTCGAATAG
- the citZ gene encoding citrate synthase produces MTATKGLEGIVATTSSVSSIIDDTLTYAGYNIDDLAENASFEEVVYLLWHRKLPNAEQLNEIKKQLAENAKIPQQVIEHFKSYPINKVHPMAALRTAVSLLGLFDEEADVMDTEANYRKAIRLQAQLPIVVTSFARIRKGLEPVEPRTDLSMAANFLYTLSGNEPDEIAVEAFNKALVLHADHELNASTFTARVCVATLSDVYSGVTAAIGALKGPLHGGANEAVMKMLSEIGEVANAESYINEKLANKEKIMGFGHRVYRQGDPRAKHLKKMSEKLTKITGEPKWYEMSTKVEELVTSQKPLPPNVDFYSASVYHSLGIDHDLFTPIFAVSRVSGWLAHILEQYENNRLIRPRAEYVGPEKQAYIPLEQRG; encoded by the coding sequence ATGACAGCAACAAAAGGTCTTGAAGGTATCGTTGCAACTACTTCATCTGTAAGCTCGATTATTGATGATACATTAACATATGCGGGCTATAACATTGATGATTTAGCAGAAAACGCAAGCTTTGAGGAAGTGGTTTATTTATTATGGCACAGAAAACTTCCGAATGCAGAACAATTAAATGAAATTAAAAAACAACTTGCGGAAAATGCAAAAATTCCACAGCAAGTTATTGAACACTTCAAATCATACCCTATCAATAAAGTTCACCCAATGGCTGCTCTACGTACTGCTGTATCTTTACTTGGCTTGTTTGATGAAGAAGCAGATGTGATGGATACAGAGGCTAACTACAGAAAAGCAATCCGTCTACAAGCACAACTTCCGATTGTTGTTACTTCTTTTGCTCGTATTCGTAAAGGTTTAGAGCCAGTTGAGCCTAGAACAGATTTATCAATGGCTGCAAATTTCTTATATACATTATCAGGAAATGAGCCAGATGAAATTGCTGTTGAAGCTTTTAATAAAGCGCTTGTTTTACACGCGGACCATGAATTAAATGCATCTACTTTTACAGCACGTGTATGTGTTGCAACATTATCTGATGTATATTCTGGTGTTACAGCTGCTATTGGTGCTCTAAAAGGTCCTTTACACGGAGGAGCTAATGAAGCAGTAATGAAGATGCTTTCAGAAATTGGTGAAGTAGCAAATGCTGAAAGCTATATTAATGAGAAGTTAGCAAATAAAGAAAAAATAATGGGCTTTGGACATCGTGTGTACCGTCAAGGTGACCCAAGAGCCAAGCACTTAAAGAAAATGTCTGAAAAGCTAACAAAAATTACAGGTGAACCAAAATGGTATGAGATGTCAACAAAAGTTGAAGAATTAGTTACTTCTCAAAAACCACTACCACCAAATGTTGATTTCTATTCAGCATCTGTTTACCATAGCTTAGGCATTGATCATGATTTATTCACACCAATCTTTGCTGTAAGTCGTGTATCAGGCTGGTTAGCTCATATTCTAGAGCAATATGAAAATAACCGATTAATTCGTCCACGTGCAGAGTATGTTGGACCAGAAAAACAAGCTTATATTCCTTTAGAACAAAGAGGATAA
- the ytvI gene encoding sporulation integral membrane protein YtvI, with product MNMNYLYSMLRLLLIIAVTFLGISICYYLSTLTYPFLIAILIAMIINPLVNGLERILRIPRGFSVIISIILLICLIAGILILLVAEIVTGTTYLARVLPGHLELLAVYIETFFVTKIMPLYNQLTYLFNSLESNQQQSIISNIQNIGESVASSVGNFIKGFLENIPVIISWLPNAATVIIFSLLATFFISKDWYKFKSAVSGLLPQRAKSSGRTITDELKKALIGFIRAQATLISITTAIVLIGLLILRVDYAITIALLIGLVDILPYLGTGLVFIPWIIYLSFSGGIPLAIGLGVLYLIVLIQRQIMEPKVLSSNIGLDPLATLVSLFIGYKLIGFLGLIAGPVALVILKTFKSAGLYEDLWKFIIGNNR from the coding sequence GTGAATATGAATTATTTATATAGCATGTTAAGACTTTTACTTATTATCGCTGTTACATTTTTAGGAATATCAATATGTTATTATCTATCTACTTTGACTTATCCATTTTTAATTGCAATCTTAATTGCTATGATTATTAATCCTCTTGTAAATGGGTTGGAACGGATTCTCAGGATTCCGAGAGGATTTTCAGTGATTATCTCAATTATTTTACTGATTTGTTTAATAGCAGGTATTCTCATTCTTTTAGTAGCAGAAATTGTAACAGGAACCACCTATTTAGCAAGAGTTCTCCCTGGACATTTAGAGTTATTAGCTGTTTACATCGAAACATTCTTTGTTACAAAAATCATGCCACTATATAACCAATTAACATACCTTTTTAACAGTCTTGAATCAAATCAGCAACAATCCATTATCTCAAACATTCAAAATATCGGTGAATCAGTTGCATCCAGTGTTGGAAATTTCATCAAAGGCTTTTTAGAAAATATTCCAGTCATCATTAGTTGGCTCCCAAATGCCGCAACTGTCATCATCTTCTCTTTACTTGCAACTTTTTTCATTAGTAAAGATTGGTATAAATTTAAATCTGCTGTTTCAGGTTTACTACCACAGAGAGCAAAATCAAGTGGCAGGACAATTACTGATGAGCTAAAGAAAGCATTGATAGGTTTTATTCGTGCACAAGCAACCTTAATTTCCATTACCACCGCCATTGTTTTAATAGGACTTTTGATTTTACGGGTTGATTACGCGATCACAATCGCTTTATTAATTGGTTTAGTTGATATTCTCCCATATTTAGGTACGGGCTTAGTGTTCATTCCATGGATTATTTACTTATCGTTCAGTGGAGGAATACCGCTTGCTATCGGACTAGGAGTATTATACCTTATCGTCTTAATACAGCGTCAAATAATGGAACCAAAAGTACTTTCCTCCAATATCGGACTAGATCCACTCGCTACCCTCGTTTCACTTTTTATAGGTTATAAACTAATTGGCTTTTTAGGGCTGATTGCTGGGCCAGTTGCATTAGTCATATTAAAAACATTTAAAAGCGCGGGTCTATATGAGGACCTATGGAAATTCATCATAGGGAATAATAGATAA
- the pyk gene encoding pyruvate kinase yields MRKTKIVCTIGPASESIDKLSELMQAGMNVARLNFSHGDFDEHGARIKNIREASANLNKTVAILLDTKGPEIRTNTMENGAIELEAGKEIIVSMTEVVGTTEKFSVTYEGLIDDVHIGSTILLDDGLIELEVIGLDQTKGEIKTLIKNTGTLKNKKGVNVPGVSVKLPGITEKDAKDIVFGIEQDVDFIAASFVRRASDVLEIRELLEEHNAGHIQIIPKIENQEGVDNIDEILEVSDGLMVARGDLGVEIPAEEVPLVQKELIRKCNALGKPVITATQMLDSMQRNPRPTRAEASDVANAIFDGTDAIMLSGETAAGTYPVEAVKTMHNIASRAEEALDYKQILSKRSAQVGTTITDAIGQSTAYTALNLGVSAIVTPTESGHTARMISKYRPKAPIIAVTVSDSYSRKLALVWGVYPRSGNYSTTTDEMLDRSVLEAINSGLVTHGDLIVITAGVPVGEAGTTNLMKVHVIGDVIAKGQGIGRKSAFGKVVVASTAKDAQEKMTQGAILVAQGTDRDMMDALEKASALVTEEGGLTSHAAVVGLSLGIPVIVGVENATTLLKDGQDITVDAVRGVIYQGHASVL; encoded by the coding sequence ATGCGCAAAACGAAAATTGTATGTACAATTGGTCCTGCAAGTGAATCAATTGATAAATTATCAGAATTAATGCAGGCTGGAATGAATGTAGCCCGTTTGAATTTTTCACACGGTGATTTTGATGAGCATGGTGCAAGAATTAAAAATATTAGAGAGGCTTCTGCCAATCTAAACAAAACTGTAGCTATTCTTCTAGATACGAAAGGCCCTGAAATCCGCACAAACACAATGGAAAATGGTGCTATTGAGCTTGAGGCAGGAAAAGAAATTATTGTGTCAATGACAGAAGTAGTTGGTACAACAGAAAAGTTCTCTGTTACATATGAAGGACTTATTGATGATGTACATATTGGATCAACAATTTTACTAGATGATGGTCTCATTGAGTTGGAAGTAATCGGCCTTGACCAAACAAAAGGTGAGATCAAAACATTAATTAAAAATACTGGTACATTAAAAAATAAAAAAGGTGTTAACGTACCAGGTGTTAGTGTGAAGCTTCCAGGTATTACAGAAAAAGATGCTAAAGATATTGTTTTTGGTATTGAACAGGATGTTGACTTTATAGCTGCTTCATTCGTTCGTCGTGCTTCAGACGTACTTGAAATTCGCGAGCTGCTTGAAGAGCATAATGCAGGCCATATTCAAATTATCCCTAAAATTGAGAATCAAGAAGGTGTAGATAACATCGATGAGATTCTTGAAGTGTCAGACGGTTTAATGGTTGCTCGTGGAGATTTAGGTGTTGAGATTCCTGCAGAGGAAGTTCCATTAGTTCAAAAAGAATTAATTCGTAAATGTAATGCTCTAGGAAAGCCTGTTATCACAGCTACTCAAATGCTTGATAGTATGCAACGTAATCCAAGACCGACTAGAGCGGAAGCAAGTGACGTAGCCAATGCTATTTTTGACGGTACGGATGCGATTATGCTTTCTGGTGAGACTGCGGCCGGTACTTATCCAGTGGAAGCGGTTAAAACAATGCACAATATTGCTTCAAGAGCAGAGGAAGCTTTAGATTATAAGCAAATTTTATCGAAACGCAGTGCACAGGTTGGCACAACAATCACAGATGCTATTGGCCAATCTACAGCTTATACAGCTTTAAATTTAGGTGTATCAGCAATTGTTACTCCTACTGAAAGTGGACACACTGCAAGAATGATTTCAAAATATCGTCCTAAAGCGCCGATCATTGCTGTAACAGTTTCTGATTCATATTCTCGCAAGTTAGCATTAGTATGGGGTGTTTACCCAAGAAGTGGAAATTATTCCACAACAACGGATGAAATGTTAGATCGTTCTGTATTAGAGGCAATTAATAGCGGACTTGTGACACATGGTGATCTTATTGTGATTACAGCGGGTGTACCTGTTGGTGAAGCAGGCACAACAAACCTTATGAAAGTTCACGTTATTGGAGATGTTATTGCAAAAGGACAAGGCATCGGTCGTAAATCAGCTTTTGGTAAGGTTGTAGTGGCAAGCACTGCAAAGGATGCACAGGAAAAAATGACACAAGGTGCTATTCTTGTTGCACAAGGAACCGACCGTGATATGATGGATGCTCTTGAGAAAGCATCTGCTCTTGTAACAGAAGAAGGTGGCTTAACAAGTCATGCTGCTGTTGTGGGGTTAAGTCTTGGAATTCCTGTTATTGTAGGTGTAGAAAACGCAACAACATTGTTAAAAGATGGTCAAGATATTACAGTAGACGCTGTTCGAGGAGTTATTTACCAAGGACATGCAAGTGTACTATAA
- the pfkA gene encoding 6-phosphofructokinase has protein sequence MKKIGVLTSGGDSPGMNAAVRAVVRKAIYHDVEVYGIYHGYTGLIEGRIEKLELGSVGDIIHRGGTKLYSARCPEFKTIEGQKKGIEQLKKHGIEGLVVIGGDGSYMGAKKLTEHGFPCVGVPGTIDNDIPGTDFTIGFDTALNTVIDAIDKIRDTATSHERTYVIEVMGRHAGDIALWSGLAGGAETILIPEADYDMDNVVARLKRGHERGKKHSIIVVAEGVGSGVEFAKQIEEATSFETRVSVLGHVQRGGSPTAFDRVLASRLGAYAVELLLEGKGGRCVGIQKNELVHHDILEILDQPHTIDDNMYRLSKELSI, from the coding sequence TTGAAAAAAATTGGCGTCTTAACCAGTGGTGGAGATTCCCCTGGTATGAATGCTGCTGTTAGGGCAGTTGTACGTAAAGCGATCTATCATGATGTAGAGGTTTATGGAATCTACCATGGATATACAGGTTTAATTGAAGGAAGAATAGAAAAATTAGAACTTGGCTCTGTTGGAGATATTATTCACCGCGGAGGAACGAAATTATATTCTGCTAGATGTCCTGAATTTAAAACAATAGAAGGCCAGAAAAAAGGGATTGAACAGTTAAAGAAACATGGGATTGAAGGCCTAGTTGTTATTGGCGGAGACGGTTCTTACATGGGAGCGAAAAAACTAACTGAACATGGTTTTCCATGTGTAGGTGTTCCTGGAACGATTGATAATGACATTCCTGGTACAGATTTTACTATTGGATTTGATACAGCACTTAATACAGTTATAGATGCAATTGATAAAATTCGTGATACAGCTACATCACACGAACGTACATATGTTATTGAAGTAATGGGAAGACATGCTGGTGATATTGCCCTTTGGTCTGGTTTGGCTGGAGGAGCTGAAACAATCTTAATACCGGAAGCTGACTATGACATGGACAATGTTGTTGCCCGCTTAAAACGTGGTCATGAGAGAGGAAAGAAACATAGTATTATTGTAGTTGCAGAAGGTGTAGGTAGTGGAGTTGAATTTGCTAAGCAAATTGAAGAAGCTACTTCATTTGAGACTCGTGTTTCTGTACTAGGTCATGTTCAGCGTGGAGGTTCCCCAACTGCATTTGATCGTGTATTAGCAAGCAGACTAGGTGCGTATGCTGTTGAATTATTGTTAGAAGGAAAAGGTGGACGTTGTGTTGGTATTCAAAAAAATGAACTTGTTCACCATGATATTCTTGAAATACTAGATCAACCACATACGATTGATGATAATATGTACCGATTATCTAAAGAATTATCTATATAA
- the accA gene encoding acetyl-CoA carboxylase carboxyl transferase subunit alpha, with product MVGEMEFEKPVTELRAKIKELKEFTAQSDVDLSSEIEKLEARLEKLENEIYTNIKPWDRVQIARHPSRPTTLDYIEQIFTNFFECHGDRYYGDDDAIVSGIAKFRDVPVTVIGHQRGKDTKENIRRNFGMPHPEGYRKALRLMKQADKFNRPIICFIDTKGAYPGKAAEERGQSEAIAKNLFEMAGLSVPVICIVIGEGGSGGALALGVGNYIHMLENSTYSVISPEGAAALLWKDSGLAKKAAETMKITAPDLKELGVVDEIIPEVKGGAHKDVAQQATNITEVIASSLKTLSTMTGEELIQHRYEKYKRIGQVSFANDLLGVK from the coding sequence ATGGTAGGTGAGATGGAGTTTGAAAAGCCAGTTACCGAGCTTAGAGCGAAAATTAAAGAACTGAAAGAGTTTACTGCTCAATCTGATGTTGATTTATCATCTGAAATTGAAAAATTAGAAGCAAGATTAGAAAAGCTTGAAAATGAAATCTATACAAATATAAAGCCTTGGGATCGAGTTCAAATAGCAAGGCATCCTAGTCGCCCTACAACTCTAGATTATATTGAACAAATTTTTACTAATTTCTTTGAATGTCATGGTGACCGATATTATGGTGATGATGATGCCATTGTTAGTGGTATAGCTAAGTTCAGAGATGTACCAGTAACTGTAATTGGTCACCAGCGTGGTAAAGATACAAAAGAAAATATACGAAGAAATTTTGGTATGCCACATCCTGAAGGCTACCGTAAAGCATTACGGTTGATGAAACAAGCTGATAAATTCAATCGTCCGATAATATGTTTTATAGATACAAAAGGAGCTTATCCAGGAAAAGCGGCTGAAGAAAGAGGACAAAGTGAAGCAATTGCTAAAAACTTGTTCGAAATGGCTGGTTTATCTGTACCAGTTATTTGTATCGTTATTGGAGAAGGTGGAAGTGGTGGAGCACTAGCATTAGGTGTAGGAAATTATATTCATATGCTGGAGAACTCTACCTACTCTGTTATTTCTCCTGAAGGTGCAGCAGCATTACTTTGGAAAGACTCAGGATTAGCAAAGAAAGCTGCAGAAACGATGAAAATAACTGCCCCAGATTTAAAGGAACTTGGTGTAGTTGATGAAATTATTCCAGAAGTAAAAGGTGGAGCACATAAAGATGTAGCTCAGCAAGCAACCAATATTACTGAGGTAATCGCAAGCTCTTTAAAAACTCTCTCAACTATGACAGGGGAAGAATTAATTCAGCATCGTTATGAAAAATATAAAAGAATAGGTCAAGTATCGTTTGCAAACGATCTACTTGGGGTAAAATAG
- a CDS encoding FxsA family protein: protein MRLLMFLIIVIPALEIGILILSGNAIGPIPTVLLIILTGVVGAWLAKKQGLETLRKAQQDMQFGQIPGMAIIDGLCILIGGVLLLTPGFITDTVGFLLLFPFSRNKFKPILLATIRKMIDKNRITIIR from the coding sequence ATGCGATTATTAATGTTTCTTATTATTGTTATACCTGCTCTAGAAATCGGAATTTTAATACTATCAGGCAATGCAATTGGTCCAATTCCAACTGTATTACTTATTATTTTAACGGGTGTTGTAGGAGCTTGGCTTGCTAAGAAACAAGGATTGGAAACGTTAAGAAAAGCTCAGCAAGACATGCAATTTGGACAAATTCCTGGAATGGCCATTATTGACGGGCTTTGTATCTTGATTGGTGGAGTTTTGTTATTAACTCCTGGCTTTATAACAGATACAGTTGGGTTTTTATTGTTATTTCCATTTAGCAGAAATAAGTTTAAACCGATTTTATTAGCAACTATTCGAAAAATGATTGATAAAAATCGGATAACGATCATTAGGTAG